The Halomonas sp. 'Soap Lake #6' genomic sequence GGCTAAATGAATTTCGCTGGTTTAGTCGTGTAAGCTTGGTCCAGGCGTGGTGCTCTGGCCTGCTAGTGGGTTTGCTAGTGCTACAGGGGCTTGCGCATTCAGGTGGCTCCTCCTGGTGGTTTAGTGATCAATCTGCCACTGAATGGTTTGCTGCTTGGCTGATTGGTTGGCTAAGCGCTGGGCTGGCGGCACTAGCGCTATTGTGCGTTATCCAAAAAGTGTTTCGTCAGCAGTATGTTCAGCCTGCCATAGGGGAGCGGCTCGCTATTTATGGAGCGGTTGCAGTCTTGGCTGTGGCGTCGGTGTATGTGCCGGGGCTATGCCTTGGAGTGACTGTGTTGTTGCTTGGGTTTGCTATTAGCCATCGTAGGCTAATGGGGTGCGGTATTTTGCTGCTACTGATCGCCATTAGCAGTTATTACTACTGGTTGGATGTCACGCTGTTGGTGAAGGCGCTACTACTGTTTGTGGTTGGTGCGGGACTGTTGGCGCTGCGTTGGGCACTGCGGCGGTGGCTAACACCGCTCACGCCAGCAGCGAAAGGAGCTTCCAATGAGTAATAATACCAAGCGAAATCGCTGGATAGTCATTGCAACCGCATTACTGGTGCTGGCGGTGGTCAATTGGTCAATTTGGCAGAAAGAGCGCCACTTAGCCGAAGGTGAGATTATTTATCTGGCGCTTGCGCCTGTTGATCCACGCTCATTAATGCAAGGCGACTACATGGTGCTACATTTTGCGCTGGCCGACCGTATACGTATGCAGCGTGCAATCAACCGGCATGAGGATGACGAGCCACTAACGGCAGCAGACGGCAGCGTGGTTGTTCGCTTGGATGAACAGCGTATCGCGCATTTTCAGCGCTTGGATGATGGTCGCTCTTTAGCCAATGACGAACGCCGCTTACGCTACCGCTTACGCCATGGCCAGGTACGCTTTGCCACCGATGCCTTCTTCTTCCAAGAGGGCCATGGCGAGCGTTTTGAGCCTGCCCACTATGGTCAATTTCGGCTAAATCGCCACGGCGAACTGTTGCTGGCCGCGCTATATGACGAGGAGCTCAATGCGCTGGGTGAGATGGAACGGTGATGGGTGTATTAGTGTTCAATCCCAATAGCTGCGTAGCGCTCGGCAAGAAAGTCTAGCAGTGCTCTGACAGAAGGCAGCAAACCTCGACGGGAAGGATAAACGGCATGGATGACTTCCCGCCGAGGCTCCCATTCGGGCAACACCGCAATAAGGGCTTTTGACGTTAGTGAATCCCCTAGCATTAAGCTTGGTAATTGAACGATGCCAACGCCTGCCAGCGCTGCGCGATAGAGTGCGGTCATATCGGTGGTTATAAATCGTGGTGAATGCTCAATTCTTTGTTCTTCATTGCCACGTTGCAGATGCCACACATGGGTTTCTTCAGGTCTTGCTCGGCTCAGGCTAGGCAACTCGGAAAGGGCGTGTGGTTCTGATGGCATGCCGTATTGATTGATCAGTGCTGGGCTGGCAACTAAGCACTGTCCGCGATCCGATAACACCTTCAGGACAAGTTCGCTATCTTCCAAAGGAAGGGGGCGGGCACGGAGTGCAATATCAAAGCCTTCAACAAATGGGTCGATGCGGCGGTTAGTGCCTTCCAAATGCACCTGTACATCTGGGTAGAGCACCATGAAATCCGCTAGCATCGCGCTTACGTGAAAGCTCAACAACCCAGTGGGGCAGCTGATACGGATGGTGCCACAGGGGACTTGTTTGGTTTCTTCAATGAACTGCTGGGCTGCTTCAGCTTCCACCAGCATGGCTTTGCAGTGTTGGTAGTAGCGTTGACCAATATCAGTGAGCGTTAAGTGGCGGGTCGAACGGTGCATTAGTCGTACATTAAGCTGGTTTTCTAGCTCGCCAACCCGTCTGCTTAACTTCGATTTGGCAATACCCAAAGCACGGCCCGCTGGGGAAAAACCGCCGTGGTCGACTACCTTCACAAAATAATAAAGGTCATTCAGATTGGGGGCTGCCATGAGTGTTCTCCCTATGCAACGCTGTGTCTTAATTTTGAATCTAATCATCAAGGAGTCGAGATACTACACTCTATGAGGCATGTGGAAACGCATGTTGGAACTTCATTTTCCACAAACTCTCTCAGCCGAATAGATAAAAGGAGTACGCCATGGCTAAGCCCTATGTTCGTCTCGATAAAGATAATGCCGCTGTTCTTTTAGTAGATCATCAAACTGGGTTGTTGTCCTTGGTTCGGGATATTGACCCTGATCGCTTTAAAAATAATGTTTTAGCGCTAGCAGATCTGGCTAACTATTTTGGTCTACCAACCATTCTAACGACGAGCTTTGAAGATGGGCCTAATGGGCCGCTAGTGCCCGAATTGAAAGAGATGTTCCCAGATGCGCCTTACATCGCACGCCCCGGACAAATCAATGCCTGGGATAATGAGGATTTCGTGAAAGCTGTTAAGGCTACCGGTAAGAAACAGCTGATCATTGCGGGTGTTGTCACTGAAGTATGCGTTGCATTCCCAACTCTTTCCGCACTGGAAGAAGAGTTTGATGTGTTTGTTATCACGGACGCATCGGGAACATTTAATGAGCTTACACGTGATTCTGCCTGGGATCGTATGTCAGGTGCAGGTGCCCAGTTAATGACTTGGTTTGGTGCTGCCTGTGAACTTCACCGTGATTGGCGAAATGATATCGAAGGCTTAGGGGCGCTCTTCTCTAATCATATCCCTGACTATCGCAACTTAATGAATAGCTACAGTACTCTGACACAATCCACTGCGAAGAAGTAAGCAATGTTCATGACCAGGGGCAGGTAAGCTCCTGGTCACCGCTTTCCAGGATGGCATCCATCAGTTGTCCATCGGTTATGGAATATCACAATGACCCCTGAACATATTGCAGAGCCACCCGACGAGTCAGGTGCGATAACACTGAAGATATGTCATCGCGTTAAACCCGATGCCCGGGTTGAGTATGAAGCATGGTTAAAAAGAATTATTCATGTGGCGGGCCAGTATCCTGGCCATCTTGGCGTGCACATTCTTCGTCCTGCTGAGGGGCACAATGACTATGAGATCGCCCTCAGGTTTTCTTCCCATGCCGATGCGGGAAGATGGCTTGAGTCTGCTGAGCGAAAAGCGTTGATCAATGATGCATTACCCGCCTTTAGGGAAGAGGAGGTTATTCATATTCAAAGCGGTATTGATTACTGGTTCTCCCCACCTGATGCGCCCGTTAACAAACAGCCTGTGCGCTGGAAGCAGTGGCTCGTTACAACCTCGGTTATCTGGCCTCTTACCATGGTGGTGCCGTTTCTTTGGGGGCCGATTTTCACATTACTTCCCTGGCTGAATACATGGGGTGTTCGCCACGCTATTGTCGCGGCCAGCGTGGTCGGATTGGTGGTCTATGTGGTGATGCCCCGTGTGGTACGCCTAGTCGCGCCATGGATGTTTCGCTGATATCTATTAAGTTATAGGAATAGGCCTTTGGCTGGGTAACGTGCAATACAAGAAGGAGAAGGCGATGTCTGATACACCTGCAAGCCCCTTTACCATTGAACATGAAACCAGCGATACCAAGGGACGCTATGTTATCGAGCTTAATGGTGTCGAAGCGGAGATGACTTATTCAAAAGCGGGTGACTCGATGATTATCATTGATAGTACCGCGGTGCCTGATGCCATGCGTGGACAAAAAGTTGGTGTTGCGTTGGTTGCTCAAGCGGTGGGAGATGCACGCTCCTCGGGTAAGAAAGTCATGCCGTTATGTCCATTTGCGAAGGCGCAGTTTGCACGCTACCCAGAGTGGCGTGATGTGCTTGCTTAAGGAGCGTTACACACTTTCCTGCCTCTCACTTCTGGAGAAATCCCTATGAGCTGGATGCCTGATATTGAGCCTAAATGTCCTTCCGCAGGTAATCTGCACGATATCGAAACCCTGATTATTCCCCGTGCGCGAGATCTAGGTGGTTTTGAAGTGCGCCGTGCGCTGCCTGCCCCTAAACGGCAGATGGTAGGGCCGTTCATCTTTTTCGATCAGATGGGGCCTGCTGAGTTTCTAAGAGAAGACGGTATTGATGTTCGCCCTCACCCTCATATTGGGCTAGCCACGGTCACCTACTTGTACCAGGGTGAGTTTCAGCATCGTGATAGCCTTGGGACTAATCAGATGATTTATCCCGGGGCTGTTAACTGGATGGTGGCTGGTAACGGTGTGACCCACTCAGAACGAACCACCCCTACCACGCGTCAGAACAAACACTCGTTATTTGGTATTCAGACATGGGTGGCATTGCCTGAGGCCCATGAAGATAAGCCTGCTAGTTTTGAACACCATGGTAAAGAAGCGCTGCCGATACTTAAAGGCGAAGGCAAAGAAGTACGCTTGATCCTGGGAACGGCCTGGGGTGAGCGGTCGCCAGTGAAAACATTCTCAGAAATGTTTTATGCGGATGCAGTCTTAATGGCTGGGGCCAAACTGCCATTACCGGATGGACACGAAGATCGCGGCATCTATGTGGCGTCGGGCAGCATTAGTGTTGCGGGGGAAACGTTTGAATCTGGACGAATGATGGTATTTCGCCCTGGAGATCCTATCACTGTTGTAGCCGGCGAGAATGGTGCGCAGCTAATGTTGCTTGGTGGCGAAACGCTAAACGGGCCTCGTTACATCTCATGGAACTTTGTCGCTTCATCACGGGAAAAGCTAGCTGCAGCCAAGCAGGACTGGATCGAATGTGATTTCGAGCATGGCCGCTTTCGGCTTCCTCCTGGGGACGATGACGAGTTTATTCCCTTCCCTGGACAGCCCGGTAAATAGGAAAAGGCAAAGCTGGCTGCCTGATGGCAGCCAGCGTAACGATAACCGTGTTACCAAGACCGTGTTACCTAGAGAGGTAACCTCAGCGATAGCCAGCTAGATGATATCAACTGGGCATTTGGCCAAAGCGGCCACTGTTAAAGTCCTCTATCGCTTCAATGATTTCACGTTCGCTATTCATAACAAAGGGACCATGACCTACCACTGGCTCATTAAGCGGTTCGCCGCTTAGCAGCAGAAGGGTTGCGTCATTATTGGCTTCAAGTGTCAATGTGTCTCCATCCCTTGTTAGTTCGGCCACTTGCGCTTCGCGCAATACCTCTTCGCCATTGATTTGCACCGTGCCTTTCAGTACAACCACTAGCGTTGTCCAACCTTCCGGCTGCGTTAGCATGGCTGTCTTGCCGCCTTTTAGCTGCACATCCCATACATTCATTGGGGAAAATGTTTGCGCAGGCCCCATGTGGTTATCGTCATCGAGGCTGTTATCGATATAGTCACCAGCAATAACGCGTACGCTACCAGCTTGCTCAGGCAGGTCCACGACAGGAATCTGTGCATTAAAAATCGCCTGATAGCCTGGTTTGGCCATTTTGTCTTTTGCTGGCAAATTTACCCACAGTTGCACCATTTCGAGGGTGCCACCGGTTTGTGTAAACGTCGGTGAGTGAAACTCTTCATGCAAAATGCCCGCGCCTGCTGTCATCCACTGCACATCACCTGGGCCAATTACGCCACCTTTACCAGTCGAGTCTCGGTGCGCCACTTCCCCTTGATAGACAATCGTGACAGTTTCAAACCCTCTGTGTGGGTGCTGGCCAACCCCCCGTGGGCGTGTCGTCGGGGTAAAGTCTGCTGGGCCTGCATAGTCCAAAAGCAGAAAGGGGCTTAGCTGTTCAGAACGCGGGCCATAAGAGAATAATGAGCGGGCCGGAAAGCCATCGCCAACCCAGTGGGGGCGTGGTGCGTCGGTAACAGATACTAACCTTTTCATCTTTTTCTCCTTGAAGAGGAAGACGTTATGTAAGGAGAGTACGCCTTAGGGGAAGAAGAGAATAGATAGTGCAGTTGAGACTCAGCGTTGCACTGCTGGAACGCTAGGTTCTTGCTTGATTGAAGAACGTGGTCTGTACTTTGTTCTACCACTGACATGGATGTGCTGTGCCTAGCGTTGCACAGTGCTAGCGGCTTTGTTCGTTGGTTGGTAATGGATTCATTGGCACACTTTTTCCAATTAAGGTTGGTATGCAAAAAAATAGCTCGTGGCCTGTGTGGTTGGCGTTGGTTTTAATAGTTACCTTTTCCAGCATCTGCGTGGCACAAGCTCAAGGAGGAGAGAGCGAGGATAGCCAGTGGTTCAGTGTCGATACGCTGAACGCTGGGCTGGGTGAGATCCCGGATGAAGTGAAGCGTAGAACGCCACGGGAATCGGTGCGTAGTTTTGTCGAGCTGACCGAAGAGGAGGAGTATGCCGCGGCGGCTCATCTGCTTAACCTTTCTGATCTATCTCTTGATGAGCAGGCCGAACAGGGTAGTGAGCTTGCCAGGCAACTGGCCGAGATCTTTAAGCGTGGTGAGTGGCTGAATGTTTCCAACCTTTCGGGTCGCCAGGATGCTGCGATCGAGGATACCACTGGCCAGAATCCGCAGGCGGGGATGCCGCGTCGAGATATTGAAATTACCTCTCTTCAGGCTGACGGTGAAGCCTACGATATTCGTCTTGGCCGCTATCAAGTGGAGGGCGAAGATCCTGTCTGGCTGATTATGCCTGAGAGCGTTTCATCGATTCCTGTGCTTTATGAGGAGTATGGCCCCTCACTATTGGAAGAGTATATTCCGGACCGTTTCAAGTCATCGTTTGGGATGCTGATGGTGTGGGAGTGGATCGCTATCCCCGTTTTCCTGTTGTTTATCGGTTTAGTGGGGTGGGGGGTGTATGGTTTTGTCGGGTTAACGGCCAAGCTATTGCCTTCCGGGGCACGGAGCATTTTTGCTGCCCGCATTAAAGTACCCATGGCGCTGATCGTTATCTCGCTGATTACCCAGGTGCTATTGGATTACGTGGTGTCCTTCTCTGCGGTGGCTACCACCACGTTCAGGGTGTTGCTGATCGCTGTTCTGGCGTGGGGGGCTGGCACCATCGCACTCCGTTTAGTGGATACCATTATGCTGCGCTTAACGCGACGGCTTGTGGGTGAAATTGATGACACTAAACCCAGAGACCAGCGCAGGCTATTAACATCGCTTTATGCGCTACGTCGGATCATTATCCTTGTTACGGTTATTGCAGTATCAGTTTATGTACTGGGGCAAATCCAGCTCTTTGAGTCGTTAGGATTATCCATTCTTGCTTCGGCCAGCGTATTGGCGGTGTTGGTAGGTATTGCTGGCCAGGCAGTGCTTAGCAATATTCTCTCTTCGTTTCAATTGTCTTTCGCAAAGCCTATCCGTATCGGTGACTTGGTCATGTTTGAGGGGCGGTGGTGCTATGTAGAAGGTATCTTCTATACCTTTATACGCTTAAGGGTATGGGATGAACGACGGCTGATTGTGCCGGTAACCTACTTTGTCTCCAAGCCCTTTGAGAACTTGTCAGTCAAAAGCGCCAAAATGTACCGCTGCTTAGAGCTAACGCTCCACCTTAGTGCTGATATCCATCGGCTACGCGAAAAATTTCTGGAGTACGCAAAAGAAGAAGAGAGCATCGTCGAACACCATAAGCTCCTATGTTATGTCACTGGACAAAACGGCACGGCCCAAACGATTGCCTGTTATTTAATGGCCTCCGACCCATTATCGGGTTGGACCGCAGAAATGAACGTGCGTGAGAAACTGATGGCCTTTATCCGCGATAACCATCCGGAGTGGTGGCCAAGAGATGTCATTGTTATCAGCCATGAAGATATTGCCCGTGGGGAGATCCAAAGCAGGCGCTCGTCCGCCGCGAACAGTTCTGAAAATGGCCCAACAGATAGCGCTGAGTCGCCTGCTGAAAAATAAGGATAAATTAGGATTAATTTGTGAATAGGTGACTCCTTGCTATTATTGATGAAAATTCATCTCTTTGAGATGCGTTATGTCGTATTGAGATTCGTGGATGGTATGCGGGGTAACGTGTGAGTGTATGGGAAGCCTACGGTAAGCCTAAATGTCGTTAAATATTGCGCAACGCTTGCTTCCCGGCTGGGGCGTCACTTACGGCCCGGCTGGTGATGGCCCCTTTCCAGCGGTGATGCTCCTGCATGGCTCTGAAGGTGCCTGGGCAGGCTGGAGTCATCGTGATGCGATGTTATTTGCCGCCCATGGTTTCTTGGCATTTCCCTATGGCTACTCAAGCGGCGGTAATGCATGGAATGCAGGGCATATTATCGATTACCCACTGGATCGCAGCGTGGAGGCATTTAATGCCTTAAGGGATTTCCAGTTTGCTGATAAGCAAGTAGGGCTTTATGGTATTTCACGCGGTGCTGAACACGCATTATTGCTCGGCTCACTGATGGCCAAAGATGCCGTAGCAGGCATGCCTGACGCTATCGCTGCCCATAGCCCGCCCGATGCCGTTTGTGGCGCCTTTGACGCACGTGGCTTTCGCGATGCGGGCGACCCAGGCTGGCAAGCCTGGGATGTCAGTAAGCGTGCTTGGACATGGCAAGGTCGCCATGAAGGTTTATTGCCTACCACGCCGATAGAGGTCGAACGCTATCCTGGCCCACTGTTTCTTTCCCATGGCATGCAAGATCGCATGTGGTCGGTTGAAATGACCAAGCGCCTGGATAAACGCTTGTGTGAACATGGCCGCCACCCTGAGGTGCATTATTATGAGGGTGAGGATCATATCTCCAGTAGTGCTGGGCAGAATATTCACTATCAACGGCTGCTCGATTTTTTCACCAGGAGTTTGATAAAACCTCTTAGCCGCTAACGAGTTGGTAGCACTACAAAAAACAGCCGACTGCCTTTTACGGAATCGGCTGTTTTGCTTCTCTCTTCTTTAAATCATGGTCTAACGGCGGTAACTTCTAACTCGACCAGCCAGCCAGGATTTACCAGGGCATCAACCACCATGGCAGAGCGCACCGGCAGGTTAGGTTGCTCTTCGGTGCCGAAGAACTGTGTATAGCCAGCCATGAAACCTTGGAAGTCGACGGTCTCACCCTCTGGCGCTACCAGAAACGCCTGCATTTTGATGATATCGCCTACGCCTAACCCCAAACCTTCTAACTGCGCTTTAATGCGGTTCATAACCGTCACTGTTTGCTCTTCAGTGGTTCCAAAGGCTTCAACACTATTTGGATCAGCATCTTCATTAATGATACTAGGCACAGTACCGCTGAGATAAACCGTCGTACTGCCAGCGGGGACTTCAACCGCTTGGAGTATAGGGAAGTCAGAGTTTGGAATAGGGTGGCGAATAATATCCTCAGCTAGTGCAGTGCTTGCATAAGCTGAAAGAAGTGTTAGGCCGATAATAGCGCTTTTAAAACTCATCATGTCATTCCTTTTGGGGGCTAATGAAAGTGTTTTAGATTACTTTTAGTTCTGTTAAAGAGTGCTTGTAGCAGTGAAAAAGCCTTAGCGCATACTCTTAACCAGTTCTGCGCTTGCTTGGTTATCAGTGTAATGATTGCCAAAGTTGGCCCGTATAAAGTTCACTACTGTTGAAATTTGCTCGTCATCCAGTAGGCCGCCTAAAGAGGGCATGGCTTTATGGCCGTGGATAATAAGGCTGATGGGGTAGGCGGTTGCCATTAGGTTGGGGTTGTTAGTCAGTGCTGGGTATTCGCCTGCGCCCTGGGCTCCTTGCCCATTAGACATATGACAGCCAGCACAAACAGAGGCATAGATGGACTCTCCATCTATTTGCGTCAAAGTGGAAGGGTCGTCGAACCAGTGGCTTGTATCAATAGCAATCTCCTGAGCGATGGCAGGCATAGAGAGAAAGAGTACTGTCATTAAAGTGAATAACATTTTCATATCGCGGACTCCTCAAGCCTCAGTAATGGTGGTGTGTAGGCGCTCTACGGCATCCAGGGCGGAGAGCACCGCTCCTTCCATCCAGGCAGGTAGATATGAAATATGCTCGCCAGCCATTAGTGTGCGGCCGTCCATTGCGGTGGCATCCTGATAGTCAGCTTCGCGATCTTTCCATAGGCCATAGCAGCCTAGCGACCATGGAACACGATGCCATGCTACTGAGACGCCAGCTTTAAATTCATCGTAATACTGAGGATGAATCTGCGAACCGTACTCCATTACTTTAGCGATACGGTCTTCATGAGAAAGCGCATTAAATTGATAGGAGTAAGCACCCCATGGGTAAGCAGCCAATAGGACGCCTGGGCCATCGCTAAACATGTCGTAGGGCGGGTAAGAAATTAGTGTTATGGGCAGGTTGGTATAGCTAATGCCGCCATAAATATACTCGTCCTCTTCCCAAAAACGCCGCTTAAATTCAATACCCGCTTTGAACGCTGACGCATAGGGCATGGAATCAATGATCTTACTCATGCGTGGTGAGAAATCGTGGTCAATCTGGCTCAGCACGGAAAACGGAATGGTACAAATGCAGTAATCGGCGGTTTCTATTTGTTCGCTGCCGTTACCACTGGTAGAGACCCAAGAGGCGGTTACCTGATCACCTTCATGTCTGATCTGTGTGACTTTTGCGTTATAGGTAATCAGTTCGCCAACCTGCTCTTCAAACCCCTTGGCAATCATGTCCATCCCACCCACTGGCTGGAAAATAGTGGATTGCATATGCAGGTTGTCGCCAGCCGTCAGGTTGCGCCACAGCGTTGAGTTCAGTAGGTCTGATAATGAATTGACCTGAGATGGCTCCGGCTTTCCGTCCACACCGCCACCTTCTGGGTGCGCCCAGCCTCGGAATTTAGAGGACTCACTGCCTGTGACATACTCTAAATTGTCGTTTAGTGCGCCATAGCGCTTAAGTGCGGCAACCAGTTTTTCCGCATCTTCAGCGCTTACCGCCTGATCCAGACCTGTTTGATCAACGACTTTGGCAAGTAATTCTGCCACGTGTCCTCTGAAGTCACTGGCTACTTCTTTAAAGCGTTGGGGCTGGCCATTGAAGGCCTCTGAGTCATGTAAGTACGCGTTATAATTGACTTGGATAAAGGGCTCCAGTTTTACCCCGAAGCGTTTGCAATAATCCAATACGGCAAAATGATCCGAGGGGATTCTCCACGGGCCTGGATTGAAATAATTGCCCTCGGCGAAATCAATATGCTGAGTAGAGCCACCTAATTCGGTGTAGCTGTCTCCGCCACGCAATGTCCAGCAGCGGCCTCCGGCCTTATCGCGATACTCAAGTATCTTGACGTTATACCCTGCGTTGCGCAGCTCGAAGGCTGCCGTCATACCTGCTAAGCCAGCTCCCAGAATTAATATGTTGGTATTATCAGGTGCTCCCTGGAGGTTTAAACGACCTCTCCAATTGGACGGGGATGCGAAGCCCATTGTGCTCATTGCAGAGTACATGGCCGCCGCCCCTGCGACCGCGCCTACCATGCCCAAAAAAGATCTACGCGTAACACCTTCTGGGTTGAATGACATTGCTACCTCTCTATGAAGTCAGAGGCAGGTAAATAGAATCCTTTGGCAGTGTAATGCCGTCTTATATATAGCAATAAGGGCATTGTCTTATTTTAAGAATTTATCTGCAGGGCTCTAGTTATCCAGCCAATATACGGTACATGCGAACCTATGCATGTACCGTGCCAGATTTAATAACCCTTTGTTTTAGATATATAACAAAAATCGCCAAGGTGTTTTTAAGGCTGCATGTATGGGGGTAAAAGCCAAATCAGTGCGCACCTTTAGGTTTTATCGCTTTTTTGGTGCGAACTGGGGAGATATTTTACTGATAAGCAGGTACTTGCTTTTGCTCATCAACTAATGCGGCTCTCCCCAGCTAGCAGTTAGATTCAAAAAAACAGCTTCAAAAACCAGTGTTAAAAAACCATCCTCATCGGAGGTCCGCTGATCAATATCATGCTCGCTTTGCTACCCTGCTGAATCTGCTGGCTGTGTCGGCCTAGTGCACCCGGCAGGTTAACCGAGAAAGGGCGGCACCAGCAACACACCGTCTGTGGGTTGTTAATGCATGCCGGCCTAGCTAGCACTCCAGAAGGTCCGCCATTGGGACTAGCGGCTAATAAGCTCTGGACGCGGGATAAGTTTAAGGGAACCTCGGCTCTCAAACGTAAGATAACCCCGCCCCATGTACCCATCGATCAAAAAGAGAGCATGCGTTGGCTCGATAATTTGCGCCTGCAGATCAGTGTCGGACAGAGGTAGTACAAAACGGAATTTTATGCTTATCGTCCTGGTTCAATAGTCAGACTTATTAGAATAGCGGAAAATTTATGTTCGACTACTTAGCATGGGGTATATCTCACCGGTTATAGATATTGTACTTGGTCATCGAACTCACTGTTCTACTTAAGTTGTAAGATGGATCTACAATATTCTCAGAGATATCTTACAGGTCTAATACATCTAGAGATGCTACACTTGAATTGTATCTTTGTTTATTGAGTGTGGAGTATATAGCCTTTATTCTAACTTCGCCTTCAACCCTGAAGTGTTTGGGAGTCTTGAGTTACAGCCTTAATTACTGAGCGTGGGGTGTATAGATTTATTCTAACACTGCTCTTCAATTTATGAAGTTCTTGGGGGCGCTAAAAAAACGCAAGTGCGGTATCTGCTTGGGTTGCACTCAGGTTTTCAAGGGACGAGACGAGGGAAGCATGTTTACGTTTACTGATTGGCTAGCGCTTCATGGGTTGAGCGCACCCGGGGTAAAGGGTGTTATCTCGGCCTTTTTCGCAGGAAAATTTGAGTGCCTTCCTCCTTTTTTAAGCCCAGATAGGAAAGCATCTGTAGGAAATGATTCCATAAGCAATAAACTGTCCTCTCAAGAAAGTTGTTATAAAAATATTGTTGTTCCCGCGTTGGCTAGAGCCTTCGATAACGAGAGC encodes the following:
- a CDS encoding c-type cytochrome yields the protein MKMLFTLMTVLFLSMPAIAQEIAIDTSHWFDDPSTLTQIDGESIYASVCAGCHMSNGQGAQGAGEYPALTNNPNLMATAYPISLIIHGHKAMPSLGGLLDDEQISTVVNFIRANFGNHYTDNQASAELVKSMR
- a CDS encoding flavin monoamine oxidase family protein, whose protein sequence is MSFNPEGVTRRSFLGMVGAVAGAAAMYSAMSTMGFASPSNWRGRLNLQGAPDNTNILILGAGLAGMTAAFELRNAGYNVKILEYRDKAGGRCWTLRGGDSYTELGGSTQHIDFAEGNYFNPGPWRIPSDHFAVLDYCKRFGVKLEPFIQVNYNAYLHDSEAFNGQPQRFKEVASDFRGHVAELLAKVVDQTGLDQAVSAEDAEKLVAALKRYGALNDNLEYVTGSESSKFRGWAHPEGGGVDGKPEPSQVNSLSDLLNSTLWRNLTAGDNLHMQSTIFQPVGGMDMIAKGFEEQVGELITYNAKVTQIRHEGDQVTASWVSTSGNGSEQIETADYCICTIPFSVLSQIDHDFSPRMSKIIDSMPYASAFKAGIEFKRRFWEEDEYIYGGISYTNLPITLISYPPYDMFSDGPGVLLAAYPWGAYSYQFNALSHEDRIAKVMEYGSQIHPQYYDEFKAGVSVAWHRVPWSLGCYGLWKDREADYQDATAMDGRTLMAGEHISYLPAWMEGAVLSALDAVERLHTTITEA
- a CDS encoding RidA family protein, yielding MSFKSAIIGLTLLSAYASTALAEDIIRHPIPNSDFPILQAVEVPAGSTTVYLSGTVPSIINEDADPNSVEAFGTTEEQTVTVMNRIKAQLEGLGLGVGDIIKMQAFLVAPEGETVDFQGFMAGYTQFFGTEEQPNLPVRSAMVVDALVNPGWLVELEVTAVRP
- a CDS encoding alpha/beta hydrolase family protein, which produces MSLNIAQRLLPGWGVTYGPAGDGPFPAVMLLHGSEGAWAGWSHRDAMLFAAHGFLAFPYGYSSGGNAWNAGHIIDYPLDRSVEAFNALRDFQFADKQVGLYGISRGAEHALLLGSLMAKDAVAGMPDAIAAHSPPDAVCGAFDARGFRDAGDPGWQAWDVSKRAWTWQGRHEGLLPTTPIEVERYPGPLFLSHGMQDRMWSVEMTKRLDKRLCEHGRHPEVHYYEGEDHISSSAGQNIHYQRLLDFFTRSLIKPLSR